The Actinomadura graeca nucleotide sequence CCCGGAGGAGTGAGAAGCGAGAAGACCGGCTGGAGCCACGCAGGTGCGCCTCCACGGTGGGCGGCATGTCCCGAGTTCCCCCGTAGAAATCACTTCTGGAGTGAAGCCATGCCGATCGACGGTTCCACCATCAACATCGAAGCGCGGATGCTCGGGCCACTGCAGGTGAAGACCCGTCAGCGATCCGCGGTCCCCAGCGCCGCCAAGCCCCGGACGCTCCTGGCGCTGCTCGCGCTCAACCTGGACCGGCACCTCTCCGTGGACACATTGATCTACGAGCTGTGGGAGGACGATCCGCCCCGGAGCGCCGCGATCACACTGCAGACCTATGTGCTCCAGGTGCGCAGGCAACTGGCGGAGGCGTCGGACGTCTGCCCGCGGACCATCTCCGCTTCGGTGCTGCGCACGGTCAAAGCCGGCTACGTGTTCGACCCCGCGCAGGCATGGGTCGATGTCCACGAGTTCCACAGGCTGGCCGATCGAGGTGAGCTGGCCGACCGCGCGGGACGGACCGACGAGGCGGCGAGCCTGTACCGGGCCGCGGAGGAGCTGTGCGCCGGGTCACCGCTCGTCGACGTGGAGCACGGGCCGGCGTTGCGCGCCGAGGTGGCCCGGCTCGAACAGGCCGCGCTGTGCGTCACCGAGAGGCGGATCGCGGCGGAACTGCGGATGGGCTACCACCGGGCGGCTCTCGGGGAGCTGGCGTCGCTGGTCATGCGGCACCCGTTCCACGAGGATCTGCATGCCCAGTACATGGTGGCCCTCTACCGTTCGGGCAACCGGGCGGGCGCCTTGGACGTGTTCCAGAAGATCAGGCGGACGATGACCACGGAGCTGGGGCTGGAGCCCGCCCGCAAGCTGCGGGATCTGCAGGAGGCCATCATCAACGCCGACACGGTGCCGGAGGTGCTGCTGCGGAGCTCCTGAACGGTGGCCCCCGGTGGAGCGGACCCGCGGTGCGGGGGCCGCTCCACCGGCGCGGGGCCCCGTCCCCGCACGCCGGAGCGTCACCGCACGCCGGAGCCCACCGCACGCCGGAGCGTCACCACTGCGGGGAGGTCAGCCAGTCGAACACGTGCGGGCCCGGGCCGTCGGCGGAGTCACGCAGGACCCCGTCCACGTAGAGGAGGGGTTCACCCGGCGAGTGGACGGCGTCGACCACCTCCCCGACGACGATCGCGTGGTCGCCGCCGGGCAGGATGCTGTGCCGGCGGCACTCCAGACGTGCCACCGCACCGTGGATGCAGGGCAGCCCGAGCCGTCCCGCGCCAGCCGGGAGCCCGGCGAACCGGGCGGCCGATCGTCCTGCGAAGGCCAGTGCGATCTCACCCTGCCGGGCCGCGAGCACGTTGACGACGAAACCGTCGGCGGCGGCGAGGTTGTCGTGCATGCGCCGATCTCGTCCGATACAGACCAGGACGAGCGGCGGGTCCAGGGACAGGGAGCAGAACGCGCTGATCGTGCAGCCGACCGGCGTTCCGTCGGGAGCGCGCGCCCTTCGATCCGAAGCCGGGGAGCGGGCGGCCATCGACGATGCGCGTCGCGATCGAGCGCGCCCTGGCCGACGCCGGCCTCGCCCCCGGCGACATCGACGTCGTGTTCGCCGACGGCGCGGGGGTTCCGGCCCTCGACGGCGCGGAGGCCGCCGCCCTGCGCGAGGTCTTCGGGCCCTTCGGCGTCCCGGTCACCGTCCCCAAGGCGGCCTACGGCAGGGCCGGCGCCGCCGGCGGGCCGCTGGACGTGGCGGCGGCGCTGCTGGCGTTCCGGGACTCCTTCATTCCACCGACCGTCAACACGACCGACGTGCCCGGCGCGTACGGTCTCGACCTCGCCCGCGAAGGACGGCGCGCGGCGCTGCGGGCGGCTCTCGTGCTGGCCCGCGGCCACGGGGGATTCAACTCCGCGCTCGTACTGACCCACCCGAACCGCTGAAACCCTGGAGAGCAGGAGATCATGTCTTCGCCCCTCATCACCCAGGAGACCCTGTTCCGGATCCTGGTCGCCACCGCCGGTGAGAGCGACGCACTGCACGGCGACGCGCTGAACACCCCGTTCGAAGAGCTCGACTACGACTCGCTGGCACTGATGGAGGCCGCCGCCCGCATCAAGCAGGAGATGGGGGTCAGCATCCCCGAAGAGGAGCTCGTCGAGGTCAAGACGCCGAGGGAGATGCTCGACCTCGTCAACGAGCTCATCGGAGAGGCGCGATGACCGGGCCGGCGACCGTCCCGCAGACCAGGACCGCCACCCACACGATCGAGGTGCGGGCGACCGCGGGGGCCGTCTACCAGCTGGTCGCCGACGTGACCAGATGGCCGGTCATCTTCGGCCCGACCGTCCACGTCGAGCGGACCCATGAGGAACCGGGCGCCGAGCACTTCCGGATCTGGGCCACCGTGAACGGGCAGGTGAAGAACTGGGAGTCGCGGCGCCGGTTCGATCCCCGGGCGCTGCGGATCTCCTTCCGGCAGGTGCGGAGCGCCGCGCCGCTGGCGTCGATGGGCGGTGAATGGACCTTCCGCCCTCTCGGCCCCGCGCGTTGCGAGGTGGTGTTGCAGCACCACTACGCGGTGATCGACGACGATCCGGCCGCGGTGGCCGCCATCGCCCGGGCCCTGGACGACAACAGCGAGGCGGAACTGGGCGCGTTGCGCCGTGTCGCGGAACTCGGCTGCTCCGCCGGTGAGGCCGCCTTCGCCTTCGACGACGTCGTCTACACCACGGGGCGCGCCCGGGACGTCATGGACTTCCTGGCCCGCGGCGATCTCTGGGCGGAGCGCATACCGCACGTCAAGGCGGCCCAGATGTCCGAGTCCGACGGGGTCCAGCGGCTCACCATGGACACCGAGACCCCCGACGGCTCGACGCACCGGACCTCGTCGACCCGCCTGCTCATCGGCGACACGCTCGTCTACAAGCAGCATCTGCCGCCGAAGCTCCTGATCGGTCACGCGGGACAGTGGGCCGTGCGCGCGACGCAGGGCGACGGCGCGGTGGTCACCGCGCGTCACATGGTCCTGGTGGATCCGGAATCGGTCCAGGACGTGCTCGGCGCGGAGGCCACGCTCGCGGACGCCCGCCGCTTCGTCAGGAGGGCCCTCAGCGACAACAGCACCAAGACCCTTGAGCTCGCCGGCGCCTACGCCGAGTCCTCCGCCTCCCCCGCGGAACGCGAATGACCGCGACGCCGACGACCGCGGCGTCGACGACCAGGGCATCGACGACCACGACGCCGACGACCACGGCTCAGGTGATCGAGCTCGCCGGGCGGGTCCACGTGTACGAGCAGGCCCCCGGGGGCTGGTGCGTCAACAACGCCGGGATCGTCGTCGACGGCCGCGGGGCGCTGGTGATCGACACCGCGGCCACCGAGACCCGCGCGAAACGGCTGCGCGACGCGGTCGACGGCCTCGCGTCCGGACCGCGCAGGGTGGTGGTGAACACCCATGCGCACGGCGATCACACGTTCGGCAACCACGTGTTCGGGCCCGCCACGACGGTGATCGCACACGAGGACTGCCGGACGGACATGGACCGGCACGGCCTGGCGCTGACCGGGCTCTGGCCAGGGACGGACTGGGGGGAGATCGAGCTCGTCCTGCCGGACATCACGGTGACGGACGGGCTGACCTTGCGCTACGGATCCGAGGCCGCGGAGGTCGTCCATGTCGGTCCCGCCCACACCGAGGGCGACCTCGTGGTCTGGCTGCCCGGGCCGCGGATCCTGTTCGCGGGGGACGTGCTGTTCTCCCAGGTCACCCCATTCCATCTCTTCGGTTCCGTCCGGGGGACCCTGGCCGCCATCGAGCGGCTGCGGGACCTCGGCCCCCGGACCGTCGTCTGCGGGCACGGCCCGGTGGCGGGCCCGGACGTGCTTGAGGAGAACGCCTCCTACCTGCGATGGATCCTGCGGCTGGCCGAATCCGGGACGGCTGCCGGTGAGACGCCTTTGGAAGTGGCGGGCGGTGCCGACCTCGGCCGGTACGGGCAATGGATCGACACGGAGCGAATCGTCGGGAACCTGCACCGGGCCTATCTGGAAATGGACGATGCCACACCGGGCGGGCCGATCGACTACGCGGACGTTCTCGCCGACATGGTCGCCTACAACGACGGTGAACCGGCCTGCCTCGCATGAACGGAACGCCGGACCGACCGAAGACCGCAAAGGAGATGATCGATATGCCGGATTCGAGACCGGTGGCCCTGGTCACCGGCTCCACCTCGGGAATCGGCGAGGCCGTCGCCCGCCGATTCGCCGCCGGCGGCTTCGGCGTCGTGCTGAACTCGGCACGCTCGGTCGACGCCGGGAAGACGCTCTCCGCCTCCCTTCCCCATTCGATGTACCGGCAGGCCGACATCGCAGACCACGACCAGGTCCGGGACCTGGTCGACGAGACGATCGCCACCTTCGGCCGCCTGGACGTCCTCGTCAACAACGCCGGACGCACCCGCCCGATACCCCACGGCGATCTGGACTCGGTCACGCAGGAGGACTGGCAGCGGATCCTCGGGCTCAACGTCGTCGGCACGTGGAACCTGAGCGTCGCGGCGATGCCCGCGCTGCGGCGATCGGCCGGCGGGGCGATCGTCAACATCTCGTCGATAGCCGGCAGCCGCCCGGCGGGAAGCTCGATCCCGTACGCCGTCAGCAAGGCGGCCGTCGAGCACATGACGCGGTTGCTGGCCGCCGTCGTGGGGCCCGAGGTGCGGGTGAACGCGGTCGCCCCCGGCCTGATCGACACACCGTGGACGGCCGGCTTCACCGAGATCAAGGAGCGGGTGGCGACGACGACCGCGCTGCGCCGGGTCGGCCTTCCCGGGGACGTCGCCGACGCGGTCTTCGCGCTGTCCCGGGCCGAGTACACGACGGGCACGGTCCTGTACGTCGACGGCGGTGCACATCTCGCTTGACGAACAGGAGTGTTCGTCCGGAGGTTTTCATGTCAGCGGTGAGCAACGACACCTATGTGGCGGTACAGAGATTCTACGCGGAGGTGATGCAGACCCTGGACGACGGGAAACTCGACGAGTTCGTCCAATGGTTCACCCCGGACGGAGAGTTCGAGCATTCCCAGGGGAGCCCACCGGCTCGGACACGTGCCGGCATTCTCGCGGAAATGCTGGACCATCCCTCGAATTCCCAGAACCCGGACGTGCGGCGCCGGCACTGGTTCGG carries:
- a CDS encoding flavin reductase family protein, giving the protein MAARSPASDRRARAPDGTPVGCTISAFCSLSLDPPLVLVCIGRDRRMHDNLAAADGFVVNVLAARQGEIALAFAGRSAARFAGLPAGAGRLGLPCIHGAVARLECRRHSILPGGDHAIVVGEVVDAVHSPGEPLLYVDGVLRDSADGPGPHVFDWLTSPQW
- a CDS encoding AfsR/SARP family transcriptional regulator, producing the protein MPIDGSTINIEARMLGPLQVKTRQRSAVPSAAKPRTLLALLALNLDRHLSVDTLIYELWEDDPPRSAAITLQTYVLQVRRQLAEASDVCPRTISASVLRTVKAGYVFDPAQAWVDVHEFHRLADRGELADRAGRTDEAASLYRAAEELCAGSPLVDVEHGPALRAEVARLEQAALCVTERRIAAELRMGYHRAALGELASLVMRHPFHEDLHAQYMVALYRSGNRAGALDVFQKIRRTMTTELGLEPARKLRDLQEAIINADTVPEVLLRSS
- a CDS encoding aromatase/cyclase — its product is MTGPATVPQTRTATHTIEVRATAGAVYQLVADVTRWPVIFGPTVHVERTHEEPGAEHFRIWATVNGQVKNWESRRRFDPRALRISFRQVRSAAPLASMGGEWTFRPLGPARCEVVLQHHYAVIDDDPAAVAAIARALDDNSEAELGALRRVAELGCSAGEAAFAFDDVVYTTGRARDVMDFLARGDLWAERIPHVKAAQMSESDGVQRLTMDTETPDGSTHRTSSTRLLIGDTLVYKQHLPPKLLIGHAGQWAVRATQGDGAVVTARHMVLVDPESVQDVLGAEATLADARRFVRRALSDNSTKTLELAGAYAESSASPAERE
- a CDS encoding nuclear transport factor 2 family protein translates to MSNDTYVAVQRFYAEVMQTLDDGKLDEFVQWFTPDGEFEHSQGSPPARTRAGILAEMLDHPSNSQNPDVRRRHWFGHMKVDRIDEHTLDCFTYAIVLNSKPGEAPYVSFSGAVQDVLVEAGGEFLIRRRTLVNDRLR
- a CDS encoding SDR family NAD(P)-dependent oxidoreductase, producing MPDSRPVALVTGSTSGIGEAVARRFAAGGFGVVLNSARSVDAGKTLSASLPHSMYRQADIADHDQVRDLVDETIATFGRLDVLVNNAGRTRPIPHGDLDSVTQEDWQRILGLNVVGTWNLSVAAMPALRRSAGGAIVNISSIAGSRPAGSSIPYAVSKAAVEHMTRLLAAVVGPEVRVNAVAPGLIDTPWTAGFTEIKERVATTTALRRVGLPGDVADAVFALSRAEYTTGTVLYVDGGAHLA
- a CDS encoding MBL fold metallo-hydrolase — its product is MTATPTTAASTTRASTTTTPTTTAQVIELAGRVHVYEQAPGGWCVNNAGIVVDGRGALVIDTAATETRAKRLRDAVDGLASGPRRVVVNTHAHGDHTFGNHVFGPATTVIAHEDCRTDMDRHGLALTGLWPGTDWGEIELVLPDITVTDGLTLRYGSEAAEVVHVGPAHTEGDLVVWLPGPRILFAGDVLFSQVTPFHLFGSVRGTLAAIERLRDLGPRTVVCGHGPVAGPDVLEENASYLRWILRLAESGTAAGETPLEVAGGADLGRYGQWIDTERIVGNLHRAYLEMDDATPGGPIDYADVLADMVAYNDGEPACLA
- a CDS encoding acyl carrier protein, whose amino-acid sequence is MSSPLITQETLFRILVATAGESDALHGDALNTPFEELDYDSLALMEAAARIKQEMGVSIPEEELVEVKTPREMLDLVNELIGEAR